A window of Sedimentibacter sp. MB31-C6 genomic DNA:
AACCGATAAAAAAGGTAGTTCTTTCCCCTTAATTATTGCAGTGACTTTGTGTCTCGTAATGATTTTCACAGGAATATCTGAATATTTTAGGCTGATGATCATTGCCCAAGGTGTTCGGGATGCTGTTCAGGATGCAGTAATTTCTACTGTGAATGATAATTATGATGATGTTTATCATGGAGTTCGTGAAGGCTATTCAGGAGGATATCAGCCTATGGCAGATGACTTTGAAGAATCTCTAGATTATGGGGATATCTATAATAGACTGGATGCAATTCTTGGCTTAAGACAAAGCGGCGGATATCATAGAAAAACTACATTAGATGGAAAGATGGAGTTTCAATTATGGAATTTAGAAGTAGATATAAGGAATGCGCCATTAGCTTCAGGTGATAGAGCAGATTCAAGGTTTGAGGCAGACAGCAGTATAATGCTTGAAGTACCAGTATCCTTTGGGGGAAGACTTCTGCCAAGTATGAGGATGAAAATAAAGACAAGTGCGGGCTATACCCCTAAATTTTAAGAAGTTTAAGAAATAAATAGACTTTTAGAAAATCTTGTGGTAGGGTGTGGCTTATAAGGAATATATATTTAGATTTAAAAAGGAGGCAAAATCCTATGAATAATATAAATGATAAAACTAAAAGGAGACTAATAGTCTCTGGTGGATTAATAATCAGTTTAATACTTATAGTTTTAATAAGTGGCCAGTTTAGGAAAGAACCTATAACAGAAGCGGAATTACCAATTCAAAGTGAAGATTCTATAGATATTATATTAGAAACACCTGAAATTACAGAAAAAGAATATGAAATTATAGTACCAGAAATTGAGATTACTGATATAGAAACAAAGGATAATGGAGTAATAGATACTGGAACTGAACAAACTATTCAAAGCAATCCAGAAAAACCAAAAGAACCTACAAAGGAACAACTTGAAGATCCAACGAACAAACCTAATGGTGAGAAAGTGGAAATACCACCAGAACCTGTGGAGCATAATAAAGTAGAGAAACCAGCAGAAACACCTAAAAAGGATGATGAGCCACAAGGCGGAGATACCAATAATAAAGGGCAGACCTACCTACCTGGATTTGGGTGGATAGAGAATAGTGGGGAAAACCAAGGTACTACAGCTGAAGATATGTATGAGAATGGAAATAAGATAGGAGATATGAATTAAATAAGAATAGCAATGTTAGACACTACAGAGATGTAGTGTTTTTTCTTTGCAGAAAGGAGAGAAAATGAAAAGAAAAATTAAGATATTAATAACGCTGATAATGATAATTAGCATAATATTGCCCGTTGTTGTATTTGCAGTTGGAGATGGGAATATAGATTCAGGCGGCGGTGGAATGGGAGATGGAACTAGTACTGATAAATGGTCTCCTGGATATGACGGTGTGCGTGTAACTGTAGTTCGTGCAAGGGATTATTCTGTAGTAACTACTCCTATTGATTTAACTAATAAGCAACCTCCATCTACTATGTTTCATTTTGATAAAGTATCTAAGCTTCAATATAACAGTGGGAGAGGTTTGACACCTATGCAAGGGGCATATTCTTATGTTAATCCATCTCAAAGCATGCCAAGAATTGTAAGTACAAATGGTAGTAATAATATTGCAGCTATAAAAAGTTATTTTACAGATGAACAAGTAATAAGGTCAATAGCATCAATCACAGGTATGGATTTTGATATATTAATTGGTGGAGAGTATAAATTACTCTTAGAGCCGATGGCATATTACACATTCCAAGGTGTTATGATTGCCACAACTGCAACGGAAGCTGCTATGTATGATGAGCAAGTAAACGGACTACTTAGAACTAAGATGACATCTTTATCTCATAAAAACTTGCCCCTTGCTATGTTTCTTGAAGTGGGTGATTTGGGATATCCTGCATGGAAGGGAAGTACTACAAAAGCAGCATCCAATGCAGATATAAAATCTTCTCTTGGACTTGGTATTGTACGATTTACAGAACAACCTGAGCCACCAATTGTAAGTGCATATGATTATGAATATAGAGTAAATACAGAAGTAATCACTTCAGTTATGATTAGCGGAGGACAGTCAGATCCTGATAGACCGACTCGAGTAAGTTTTATTATTGATGGAAGAACCTATAATGTTGGAAATATATATTATCCAGATGGAGACTCACAGCTTGCATGGGTCAAGTGGTCAACTCCTGATACAGAGCAGGATATGGTAATTGATGTAGTAGTGAGTGGACCGGGCAGTACAGTAAATTCTACCATCAATGTTAAGATAGTTGACTTAGATAAAAATCCCCCACCAAATCCAGTAGCTGATGATAGAAATGACTCTTTTTCTCACTCTTCTGTTCCGAATAGAGAAGAGAAAACAACAGCTAAGTGGAGTATATGGAGGCCTTGGTGGCAGGAATATTGGGTATGGCACAGTACTGGTGAGGATTCAGGTTATTGGTGCGATCATGGATGGTGGGAATTTGACCTTGAACAATACACAGCAAAACTTTCCAGTGATATGAAAATTACAAACGATAGTAAAAACCCTACTGCAAATGGGAGTACATTTAAAAGTGGATATGGAATCAATCAAACCGTCACTGGAAATGTGAGCACTAATCAAAGTTCAGCAATAACCTACCCACAGAATGCTGTTTCCTATTTTCCAGAATTCCAATATGAAACATATTGGAGATTATTAGAACGTATTTCAAGTGGTTCAAATGCTAGGTTTGAGTTTAAAAGAAATAATTATTCTACTTACAAGAATAGTACACATTTTACTCCGATTTGGATGCCAGATGGGACATATACAGTAAATACTTGGCTTATAGATGCATGGACTCCTGTTGGAATGCTTTCTATGAATCTAACAGATTCGCTTGAAATAAGGGGGAACTTATGGCAAGACTGGCATATAGCACCCTTAAAACCCTAAATCAAACAGAAAAAGAAAGGTGGTTTTTTATGAATATAAATAGGAAAATAGCACTAACAATGTGCTTGCTGTTGATTGGCATATTGATGTTTAGCACTACAGTATTAGCTTCTGGAACAGGAGATGTAGCAGGAGCAATTGAAGGGACATGGAGCGATGCATCAGGACAGATAAAAACAGTTGTAAATAAAGTTGTATTTCCTGCAATAGATCTCATTTTAGCAGTGTTTTTCTTTGCAAAGCTTGGTACTGCTTATTTTGATTATAGAAAGCATGGACAATTTGAATGGGCGGCACCAGCTATTTTGTTTGCATGTTTGGTGTTTACCCTAACTGCACCGGTATATATTTGGAGAATACTTGGAATGTAGAGAAAAGAAATAGCCACTACATCATACTTAGTGTAGTGGCTTAAAACCTATTAGAATAGTAATGTGGACATATTCTACTGTGCTGTATTTCATAATTGTATTTCTAAATTATATTTCTAGTATATTTGGAACAACTATTAATCTTTCTTATTTAAAGTAGGGCATTTGGTAATAATTGTTTGTCAAAGCATTGGTGTGCTTTTCTAAGTTACATATTTTACAAGAAAGTTGCATATTACAAACATCGTTTATTCCGCCCTGTTCAAGAGGAACTATATGATCAAAATGAATTTCACCATCTGGCAATAAGGAGTTGAATCCTGATAAATCTTTACCGCAAAAAACACATTTTCCTCTATCTCTAAAAGTTATAGCTCTTTTTACCCATTTAGGAATATAACTCCTCTTTTGTATATTGTTTTCAAAAGGCATAGCAAAAAACTTATTTAATTCAAGCAAAAAGGCCCTATTTTGAAAAAGAATATACTCAACTTCGCAGGCTAATTGATAAGTAAAATTAGAAAACAATCCATCATGGGCTTTGTCGATAAATTCTGTAAATTGGCAATACATATCTAAATAATCAATATTGGTATCGTTAAGTTCATAATACTCATCTTTCCATTTTGATAAATTAATTTCATTATTAAAATAGATTTTGATGCCTTGTATTGACCAAGTGAATGGGTTAAAGTCTAAGTCTGTTTCAACATCTTTATTATTCATGTAATTTGCTTGTTCAAAAAAAACTGTGTCAACTAACCAACAGCAAAAACTTCTTAGCACCGACTCTTCGCTAAAATTTTCAGGTTCAACCTGATAAAAGCTATCTACAAAAATACAAATAGGATTTCCAATTTCATTGTTCATTACATTATTGTATGCGAGTTGGCAGAAATAATATACATTAAAATACTTCATATCAAGCATCATTTGTTTACCACACCTCTTCAAATAAATATTGTTGTAACTATATAAATTCGTTTCTTAAGTGTTAAGTTTTATATCTATTTTTCAAAAAGTTTTTCTCAATAGATATATAGGATATTTGCTGTTATGATACCATATTCTGTTGATGCTTACAATCAGATTTATGTAAACACGGATTGGCAGATATTTGGTATTTAGTAATTTATAAAGGTATAATTCTATTTACAAATCTAGAATGATGCATATTTTTTTCAAAAGGGGGTGAATAAAATGTTTATCTGGGATTTTCTCTTAGGTGATGTAATGGATCAAATTATAGATTGGTTTTATGGTCAGCTGGTAGGATTTCTAGCTGACTTCTTTGCTCAGATGGGAAATATGGGAGTAGAGCTTTTTGAGATGAGTTGGGTTCAGTCAATAGTTTTATTCTTTTCTTATCTTGCATGGTCACTCTATGGAATAGGACTTGTAGTGTCTTGTTTTGAAACGGGGATTGAATACCAATATGGCAGAGGAAGTATTAAGGATGCAGCCTTAAATGCAATTAAAGGATTTATGGCAGTAAGTCTTTTTAATACAGTGCCCATAGAGCTATATAAGTTATCCGTTA
This region includes:
- a CDS encoding DUF6550 family protein, with the protein product MNNINDKTKRRLIVSGGLIISLILIVLISGQFRKEPITEAELPIQSEDSIDIILETPEITEKEYEIIVPEIEITDIETKDNGVIDTGTEQTIQSNPEKPKEPTKEQLEDPTNKPNGEKVEIPPEPVEHNKVEKPAETPKKDDEPQGGDTNNKGQTYLPGFGWIENSGENQGTTAEDMYENGNKIGDMN
- a CDS encoding HNH endonuclease; the encoded protein is MMLDMKYFNVYYFCQLAYNNVMNNEIGNPICIFVDSFYQVEPENFSEESVLRSFCCWLVDTVFFEQANYMNNKDVETDLDFNPFTWSIQGIKIYFNNEINLSKWKDEYYELNDTNIDYLDMYCQFTEFIDKAHDGLFSNFTYQLACEVEYILFQNRAFLLELNKFFAMPFENNIQKRSYIPKWVKRAITFRDRGKCVFCGKDLSGFNSLLPDGEIHFDHIVPLEQGGINDVCNMQLSCKICNLEKHTNALTNNYYQMPYFK
- a CDS encoding DUF3852 domain-containing protein; protein product: MNINRKIALTMCLLLIGILMFSTTVLASGTGDVAGAIEGTWSDASGQIKTVVNKVVFPAIDLILAVFFFAKLGTAYFDYRKHGQFEWAAPAILFACLVFTLTAPVYIWRILGM